Proteins found in one Magnolia sinica isolate HGM2019 chromosome 5, MsV1, whole genome shotgun sequence genomic segment:
- the LOC131246705 gene encoding UDP-glycosyltransferase 88A1-like, translating to MERKRDTIVLYPSPGMGHLISMVELGKRILSITPAFSTISILIPEAPFNTGSTAPYIHHVTTFHPSITFHHLPSPISLSNFSSPSPHHETLIFHLVQLNNPNVLQTLKSISLSFSIRALVYDMFCATVIDVTTQLNIPTYCFFTSGAAVLAAFLYFPTLHRLHSTSFKDLQSPLHVPGVPPFPASAMPLPILDRNDESYHGFLHATSQIPKSSGIIVNSFDALEPRAMKAILDGSCVPDGPTPPVYCIGPLIAPGDSSDKSDCLAWLDSQPRRSVVFLCFGSLGLFSAAQLKEIAVGLEKSRQRFLWVVRSPPTEDKSKRFLAPPEPDLDALLPKGFMERTKDRGMVVKSWAPQVAVLKRESVGGFVTHCGWNSALEAVCEGVPMLAWPLYAEQHMNRVFMVEEMKIALPLEMDDKGFVNASQLERGVRELMESEQGKALSQWLLAMKESSMAAMSEGGSSYTALTELAQLWIGG from the coding sequence atggagagaaagagagatacaaTCGTCCTGTATCCATCTCCGGGGATGGGCCACCTTATATCGATGGTCGAGCTTGGAAAGCGCATACTTTCCATCACCCCTGCCTTTTCCACCATCTCCATCCTCATCCCTGAAGCCCCTTTCAACACTGGCTCCACCGCTCCTTACATCCACCACGTCACAactttccatccatccatcacctTCCACCACCTCCCttcccccatctctctctctaactTCTCCTCCCCTTCTCCACACCACGAAACCCTCATATTCCACCTCGTCCAACTCAACAACCCAAACGTCCTTCAAACCCTCAAATCCATCTCCCTATCTTTCTCCATCCGCGCCCTTGTCTACGACATGTTCTGCGCTACTGTCATCGACGTCACTACCCAGCTCAACATCCCTACCTACTGCTTCTTCACTTCAGGCGCTGCTGTCCTTGCTGCCTTCCTCTACTTCCCTACCCTCCATCGCCTCCACTCCACCAGCTTCAAAGACCTCCAATCCCCTCTCCACGTGCCAGGCGTGCCACCCTTCCCAGCTTCCGCCATGCCTCTCCCCATTCTCGATCGCAACGACGAATCCTACCATGGCTTCTTGCACGCCACTTCTCAGATCCCCAAATCCAGCGGCATCATCGTCAACTCCTTCGACGCGCTCGAGCCCCGAGCCATGAAGGCCATCTTGGATGGATCCTGCGTTCCAGATGGTCCCACACCGCCCGTCTATTGCATCGGGCCGTTGATCGCACCCGGTGACAGTTCTGATAAGTCCGATTGCCTGGCGTGGCTCGACTCGCAGCCGCGGCGGAGCGTAGTGTTCTTGTGCTTCGGTAGCTTGGGGCTGTTCTCGGCTGCGCAGCTGAAGGAGATAGCAGTGGGGCTGGAGAAGAGCAGGCAGAGGTTCTTGTGGGTGGTGCGCAGTCCACCCACAGAAGACAAGAGCAAGCGCTTTTTAGCACCGCCAGAGCCCGATTTGGACGCTTTACTGCCGAAAGGCTTCATGGAGCGGACTAAGGATAGAGGAATGGTGGTAaagtcgtgggccccacaggtggCCGTGTTGAAACGGGAATCGGTAGGTGGGTTCGTGACTCACTGCGGTTGGAACTCAGCTTTGGAAGCAGTGTGCGAGGGGGTTCCAATGCTTGCCTGGCCCCTCTATGCAGAGCAGCACATGAATAGAGTTTTTATGGTGGAAGAGATGAAGATTGCTCTCCCATTAGAAATGGATGATAAGGGGTTCGTGAACGCGTCTCAGTTAGAGAGAGGGGTTCGAGAGCTTATGGAATCAGAACAAGGAAAGGCCCTCTCTCAATGGCTTTTGGCTATGAAAGAGAGTTCGATGGCAGCTATGAGTGAGGGGGGTTCTTCTTATACTGCCTTAACTGAGTTAGCCCAGTTATGGATCGGAGGTTGA
- the LOC131246704 gene encoding UDP-glycosyltransferase 88A1-like, which translates to MERKRDTIVLYPSPGIGHLISMVELGKRILSITPAFSTISILIPEAPVNTGSTAPYIRRVSSSHPSITFHHLPSPISLSTFSSPSPHPETLLFRLLQLNNPNVLQTLQSISLSFSIRALVYDMFCATVIDVTAQLNIPTYCFFTSGAAVLAVFLHFPTLHRLHSISFKDLQSPLHVPGVPPFSASAMPLPFLDRNDESYHGFLHATSQIPKSSGIIVNSFDALEPRAMKAILDGSCVPDGPTRPVYCIGPLIAPGDSPDKSDCLAWLDSQPQRSVVFLCFGSLGLFSAAQLKEIAVGLEKSGQRFLWVVRSPPTEDKSKRFLAPPEPDLDALLPEGFMERTKDRGMVVKSWAPQVAVLKRESVGGFVTHCGWNSALEAVCEGVPMLAWPLYAEQHMNRVFMVEEMKIALPLEMDDKGFVSASQLERGVRELMESEQGKVLSQRLLAMKESSMAAMSEGGSSYAALTELAQLCIGG; encoded by the coding sequence atggagagaaagagagatacaaTCGTCCTCTATCCATCTCCAGGGATAGGCCACCTTATATCGATGGTCGAGCTTGGAAAGCGAATACTTTCCATTACCCCTGCCTTTTCCACCATCTCCATCCTCATTCCCGAAGCCCCTGTCAACACCGGCTCTACTGCTCCTTACATCCGTCGCGTCTCATcttcccatccatccatcacctTCCACCACCTCCCttcccccatctctctctctaccttctcctcccCTTCTCCCCACCCCGAAACCCTCCTATTCCGCCTCCTCCAACTCAACAACCCCAACGTCCTTCAAACCCTCCAATCCATCTCCCTATCTTTCTCCATCCGCGCCCTTGTCTACGACATGTTCTGCGCTACTGTCATCGACGTCACTGCCCAGCTCAACATCCCTACCTACTGCTTCTTCACTTCAGGCGCTGCTGTCCTTGCTGTCTTCCTCCACTTCCCTACCCTCCATCGCCTCCACTCCATCAGCTTCAAAGACCTCCAATCCCCTCTCCACGTGCCGGGCGTGCCACCCTTCTCAGCTTCCGCCATGCCTCTCCCCTTTCTCGATCGCAACGACGAATCCTACCATGGCTTCTTGCACGCCACTTCTCAGATCCCCAAATCCAGCGGCATCATCGTCAACTCCTTCGATGCGCTCGAGCCCCGAGCCATGAAGGCCATCTTGGATGGATCCTGCGTTCCGGATGGTCCCACGCGGCCTGTTTATTGCATCGGGCCGTTGATCGCACCCGGCGACAGTCCTGATAAATCCGACTGCCTGGCGTGGCTCGACTCGCAGCCACAGCGGAgcgtggtgttcttgtgcttcgGTAGCTTGGGGCTGTTCTCAGCTGCGCAGCTGAAGGAGATAGCAGTGGGGCTGGAGAAGAGCGGGCAGAGGTTCTTGTGGGTGGTGCGCAGTCCACCCACAGAAGACAAGAGCAAGCGCTTTTTAGCACCGCCAGAGCCCGATTTGGACGCTTTACTGCCGGAAGGCTTCATGGAGCGGACTAAGGACAGAGGAATGGTGGTAAagtcgtgggccccacaagtggccGTGTTGAAACGGGAATCGGTGGGTGGGTTCGTGACTCACTGCGGTTGGAACTCAGCTTTGGAAGCAGTGTGCGAGGGGGTTCCAATGCTTGCCTGGCCCCTCTACGCAGAGCAGCACATGAATAGGGTTTTTATGGTGGAAGAGATGAAGATTGCTCTCCCATTAGAAATGGACGACAAAGGGTTCGTGAGCGCGTCTCAGTTAGAGAGAGGGGTTCGAGAGCTTATGGAATCAGAACAAGGAAAGGTCCTCTCTCAACGGCTCTTGGCTATGAAAGAGAGTTCGATGGCAGCTATGAGTGAAGGCGGCTCATCTTATGCAGCCTTAACCGAGTTAGCCCAGTTATGTATTGGAGGTTGA